A window from Malassezia japonica chromosome 1, complete sequence encodes these proteins:
- a CDS encoding uncharacterized protein (EggNog:ENOG503NWPR; COG:P; TransMembrane:10 (i27-50o56-73i85-110o116-137i199-220o232-253i265-284o290-314i326-347o359-379i)), with protein MFTIGGTLSSLACGSVARYMHAGRRACLQASAACVLAGGILLCVSSSFAMLSLARLLQGIGAGIGVVQVPLYLQEISPPALSGEVGILNQVAVVCGIFVAQATGTLVVSANAPTYYVPQVSAVLAACQLLIGALWACESPGWLEGEGAHLAAAAPQSPETIRKRLWGTATYEVLPTPPDETAQRTAPDWRRDPQLRRGLWLVGLTQAAQQLSGVNAILYYSTGILSSLMPTLASQIGLLITVVNGALTFPPIFLISEERVGRKALLVGSASGMGLFCFVLAYSLTYGYAALSAIAILCVIACFSMGLGPVPFVILPEVIPAQYGSLGSSFGLSVNWISNIIVAAGFPPLRSALGAWDRGTGGLVFVVFGAANLVAAALIQRDYVY; from the coding sequence ATGTTCAcgatcggcggcacgctctcgtcgctggcgtgcgggagcgtcgcgcggtACATGCACGcggggcgtcgcgcgtgcctccaggcgagcgcagcgtgcgtccTGGCAGGCGGCATCCTCCTCTGCGTGTCGTCCTCGTTTGCGATGCTCTCCTTGGCGCGCCTCCTCCAGGGCATCGGCGCGGGgatcggcgtcgtgcaggTGCCGCTGTACCTCCAGGAGATCTCGCCGCCAGCGCTCagcggcgaggtcggcaTCCTGAACCAGGTCGCGGTCGTGTGCGGCATCTTTGTGGCCCAGGCGACAGGCACGCTCGTCGTGTCAGCCAACGCGCCGACCTATTACGTTCCCCAAGTCAGCGCGGTGCTTGCCGCGTGCCAGCTGCTTATCGGCGCGCTCTGGGCGTGCGAGAGCCCGGGGTggctcgagggcgagggcgcgcacctcgccgcggcggcgccccaGAGCCCCGAAACGATCCGCAAGCGCCTGTGGGgcacggcgacgtacgAAGTGCTGCccacgccgccggacgagaccgcgcagcgcaccgcgccagACTGGCGCAGAGACCcccagctgcgccgcggcctgtGGCTCGTTGGCCTcacgcaggccgcgcagcagctgaGCGGCGTGAATGCCATCCTATACTACAGTACCGGCATCCTCTCGTCGCTCatgccgacgctcgcgagccAGATCGGGCTCTTGATCACGGTCGTGAACGGTGCCCTGACCTTTCCGCCGATCTTCCTCATCTCGGAAGAACGCGTGGgccgcaaggcgctgctggtcggctcggcgagcggcatgGGCCTCTTTTGCTTCGTGCTCGCGTACAGCCTCACGTACGGGTACGCGGCGCTGAGCGCGATCGCGATCCTGTGCGTCATTGCGTGCTTCTCCATGGGCCTGGGGCCCGTGCCGTTTGTGATCCTCCCCGAAGTGATTCCCGCACAGTacggctcgctcggctccTCGTTCGGCCTCAGCGTCAACTGGATCTCCAACATTATTGTCGCGGCCGGCTTTCCGCCACTGCGCTCGGCCCTCGGCGCGTGGGACCGCGGCACGGGCGGCCTGGTCTTTGTCGTGTTTGGCGCCGCGAATCTCGTGGCGGCAGCGCTGATCCAGCGCGATTATGTCTACTAG
- the YAH1 gene encoding mitochondrial matrix iron-sulfur protein (EggNog:ENOG503P2DF; COG:C), which produces MASVAQVLRRNLAVAPRMALRAPAVCRASPAAPLATRFLHTTRPSLHEGITRPEPGTGIKINFKDSNGNPIKTVEANEGDDLLSIAHEYDIDLEGACEGSIACSTCHVILDEDAYYHLEEPGDDENDMLDLAFGLTDTSRLGCQVKVEKALDGLNVQLPAATRNMYVDGAKPGH; this is translated from the exons ATGGCGAGTGTGGCACAGGTCCTGCGACGCAATCTTGCggtggcgccgcgcatggcactgcgcgcgcctgcggTGTGCCGTGCCTCCCCCGCGGCACCGCTTGCGACCCGGTTTCTGCATACAACACGGC CTTCCTTGCACGAAGGCATTACGCGCCCCGAGCCAGGGACAGG gaTCAAGATCAACTTTAAGGACTCGAATGGGAACCCCATCAAGACCGTCGAGGCGAACGAGGGCGACGACCTGCTGAGCATTGCGCACGAGTACGACATCGACCTCGAAGGCGCCTGCGAGGGCTCGATtgcctgctcgacgtgccACGTcatcctcgacgaggacgcaTACTACCATCTCGAGGAGCCCGGTGATGACGAAAACGACatgctcgacctcgcctTTGGCCTCACCGACACGTCGCGCCTCGGCTGCCAGGTCAAGGTCGAaaaggcgctcgacggcctcAACGTACAGCTCcccgcagcgacgcgcaaCATGTACGTGGACGGCGCCAAGCCGGGTCATTAG
- a CDS encoding uncharacterized protein (EggNog:ENOG503P391; COG:J): MGSDVLARRPIKMGGVIPSLGKPSSAFEKLGLSPTLCAQLTATMPHVAEPTPAQAALIPAVLSPSDVILRAHTGSGKSLALLLALLAKPRLLFRHAGKAPAAGISAWIIVPSNELAEQYMAWARALVPTQLATSMDAVIQCVLLNEPEGRSLLGLETIRTVALDEADALLQLPGRFPSAKQVWRHQTHSTPGLQLLNQVMLRRATYSGGERLLTAGLERTGPRRGPEKRPPEHVRRAQYRGAEKAQDLAPALPREPGTVPLQLICTSATANSVLRHFLGARTGWLRTNTRETRDTACYLDQTGLTDGASASAALPREISHTCLVVDTPGDAPYADAGLQLPPIRNLARSASDAVPREMRTERAPVSPSDGPEEHVIDAALLEALAFAFAADGVQSGLALFPPRWSMRKTQAALEALGVPVQVVSPERRAAPHESPVLYLLQSSSARGLDVPGLTHVFLVGMPAVGDAVQYTHLAGRVARIGRDGRRAPGKVVTLLRGHKGQARDTISSNEEKMSSLYKRLGLVPGPFDLSLLDA, from the exons ATGGGCAGCGACGTCTTGGCACGGCGCCCCATCAAGATGGGCGGCGTGATTCCATCCTTg GGGAAGCCGTCGTCGGCATTCGAG AAACTAGGCctctcgccgacgctctGTGCGCAGCTCACCGCGACGATGCCGCATGTGGCggagccgacgccggcgcaggccgcgctcaTTCCGGCCGTCCTGTCGCCAAGTGACGTGATCCTGCGCGCGCATACCGGTTCGGGCAAgagcctcgcgctgctgctcgcgctgctcgcgaaGCCCCGCCTGCTCTTTCGTCACGCAGGAAaagcgccggcggccggcaTTTCGGCGTGGATCATCGTGCCGAGCAACGAGCTGGCGGAACAGTACATGGCGtgggcgcgtgcgctcgtccCCACACAGCTCGCTACCTCGATGGACGCCGTGATCCAATGCGTG CTGCTGAACGAACCAGAGGGCCGCTCGCTGCTGGGCCTCGAGACGATCCGTACCGTGGCactggacgaggcggatgcGCTCCTCCAGCTCCCAGGGCGCTTTCCGAGCGCGAAGCAAGTGTGGCGCCACCAGACGCATAGCACGCCGGGCCTCCAGCTGCTGAACCAGGTGATGCTCCGGCGCGCGACCTACTCGGggggcgagcgcctgctcaccgccggcctcgagcgcaccggGCCCCGCCGTGGCCCCGAAAAGCGCCCGCCGGAGcatgtgcgccgcgcgcagtatcgcggcgccgaaaaggcgcaggacctcgcgcctgcgctcccGCGCGAGCCCGGCACGGTGCCGCTGCAGCTGatctgcacgagcgcgacggccaactcggtgctgcgccactttctcggcgcacgcaccggATGGCTCCGCACCAACACGCGCGAGACACGCGACACGGCATGCTACCTCGACCAGACGGGCCTCAcggacggcgcgtcggcgtcggcagcgcTGCCCCGTGAGATTTCGCACACGTGCCTCGTCGTAGACacgccgggcgacgcgccgtacgcggaCGCGGGCCTGCAGCTGCCGCCGATCCGGAACCTGGcgcggagcgcctcggacgcCGTGCCCCGTGAgatgcgcaccgagcgcgcgcccgTCTCCCCGTCCGACGGCCCGGAAGAGCATGTGATtgatgcggcgctgctcgaggcgcttgcgttTGCGTTTGCGGCCGATGGTGTCCAGagcggcctcgcgctctttCCCCCGCGCTGGAGCATGCGCAagacgcaggcggcgctcgaggcgctcggcgtgccggtgcaGGTTGTGTCGCCCgaacgccgcgccgcgccgcacgaaTCGCCGGTGCTCTACCTGCTGcagtcgagcagcgcgcgcggcctcgacgtgccCGGCCTGACGCACGTCTTTTTGGTCGGCATGCCGGCCgtgggcgacgcggtgcagtATACCCACCTTGctgggcgcgtcgcgcgcatcggccgcgatggccgccgggcgcccGGCAAGGTCGTgacgctgctgcgtggccACAAAggccaggcgcgcgacacgaTCTCGTCGAACGAGGAAAAGATGTCATCGCTGTacaagcgcctcggcctggtGCCTGGCCCCTTTGACCTTTCCTTGCTGGATGCGTAG
- a CDS encoding uncharacterized protein (TransMembrane:1 (i332-355o); EggNog:ENOG503NUWF; COG:G; CAZy:GH16), translated as MHSPFVKNLPLVPDATPGSGQLHPTPRLPPTLTLAASPTIDSPDSESPAVIYAEAFATDDATPQMPSGRWSSVQPEEEAQPGAVAANSVWPESDAPRQSTPPPPSTPPHASTPPRVSTPPSMQRHQSTAGQFDIPTYYGDDSDDMINVIDSYDRAPTRQLSRTSMRSNASPSLAASIVDEYGSLSRMSSVVSRSGTFQKRHPHATLPDTPQNMSGKRQEVMRRGTAESDDTGVMSDRYPGAYPASYTGLDSPLSSPGRRQIIRAYAPRVGDTSEADHSVVSFPDQSTDQFILPPDYQSQVFLGDHPEQLYGADRDWDERKLAGKNHFSIRGIANLSALILLVLSVLMLFLGYPLLSAYRSFTQNRARAQLLGQQPDAPIQTLNIDHLRNSLIDPDTPMEERNRTRFRDGKPMKLVFSDEFNVPGRSFYPGEDPFWQAEDLHYWQTENYEWYDPETITTQDGDLVITLSEKPERGLNFRGGLLSSWNKFCFTGGYLEVRLQLPGRNNASGLWPAVWTMGNLGRAGYGASTEGLWPYSYDSCDVGTMTNQTYLDSQGGGPVAAETSGHYVDQYGPALSFLPGQRLSRCTCPNSDDHPGPRHPDGTFVGRSAPEIDVLEAAANNGEDEHGQVSMSLQVAPFDDAYNISQANGGFINHNNSKHAAKLNDYTGSSFQQAVSAKVNTTDAAYQYTGGEYDEYGFEYSPGGGPDSYITWTLSQEPAVTFNATALGPNPRTEVGQRLIPQEPMYILMNLGIASSFAWVNWDVLSAEFPAVMRVDYVRVWQEVDKINVGCSPPDFPTAAYIEKHHDAYHNTQYTSWLRPKDEGGYDHPFPGNMLKGEC; from the coding sequence ATGCACAGCCCTTTTGTGAAAAACCTGCCTCTGGTGCCTGACGCTACGCCGGGGTCGGGCCAGCTGCACCCCACACCTCGACTCCCTCCTACGCTGACGCTCGCAGCATCGCCCACGATCGACTCGCCGGACAGCGAGTCACCCGCCGTGATTTATGCGGAGGCGTTTGCGACCGACGATGCCACGCCGCAGATGCCCTCCGGACGCTGGTCGTCCGTGCAGCCCGAAGAGGAGGCACAGCCCGGGGCTGTGGCTGCCAACTCGGTGTGGCCGGAGAGCGATGCGCCACGGCAGTCGACACCCCCGCCGCcatcgacgccgccgcacgcatcgacaccgccgcgcgtgtcgacgccgccgtcgaTGCAACGGCACCAGAGTACGGCCGGCCAATTTGATATCCCGACCTATTACGGAGATGACAGCGACGACATGATCAACGTGATCGACTCGTAcgaccgtgcgccgacgcggcagTTATCGCGCACATCGATGCGCAGCAACGcatcgccgtcgctcgcagCGAGCATCGTCGACGAATACGGGAGCTTGTCGCGCATGTCTTCGGTGGTGTCCCGCTCCGGTACCTTTCAGAAGCGGCATCCCCATGCGACGCTTCCAGATACGCCGCAGAACATGTCGGGCAAGCGCCAAGAGGTTATGCGCCGCGGGACggccgagagcgacgaTACCGGTGTGATGAGCGACAGGTACCCGGGCGCCTATCCAGCGTCATACACCGGCCTCGATTCGCCGCTCTCCTCGCCGGGACGCCGCCAGATTATCCGTGCgtatgcgccgcgcgtcggcgacacgagcgaggcggaccACTCGGTGGTGTCTTTTCCGGACCAGTCCACGGACCAGTTCATCCTGCCGCCGGACTATCAGTCGCAGGTGTTCCTCGGCGACCACCCGGAGCAGCTCTATGGTGCAGACCGCGACTGggacgagcgcaagctcgcgGGCAAAAACCACTTTTCGATTCGCGGCATTGCCAATCTGAGCGCGCTCATCCTGCTTGTTCTGTCTGTGCTCATGCTCTTTTTGGGCTACCCGTTGCTGAGTGCCTACCGCTCCTTTACCCAAAatcgcgcgcgtgcgcagctcttGGGCCAGcagcccgacgcgccgatcCAGACACTCAACATCGACCACCTGCGCAACTCGCTCATTGACCCCGACACACCAATGGAGGAGCGCAACCGGACGCGGTTCCGCGACGGAAAGCCCATGAAGCTGGTCTTTAGCGACGAATTCAATGTGCCGGGGCGCTCGTTTTACCCCGGCGAAGATCCTTTCTGGCAAGCCGAGGATCTTCATTACTGGCAGACGGAGAACTACGAATGGTACGACCCCGAGACGATCACGACACAAGACGGCGACCTGGTGATTACACTCTCGGAGAAGCCTGAGCGCGGCCTCAACTTCCGCGGCGGGCTCTTGTCGAGCTGGAACAAGTTTTGCTTCACGGGCGGCTACCTGGAGGTACGCTTGCAGCTGCCCGGCAGGAACAATGCCTCGGGCCTGTGGCCTGCCGTGTGGACGATGGGCAATCTCGGTCGTGCTGGCTACGGTGCGTCGACCGAGGGCCTGTGGCCGTACTCGTACGACTCGTGCGACGTCGGCACGATGACGAACCAGACCTACCTGGACAgccaaggcggcggcccCGTTGCCGCCGAGACGTCCGGGCACTATGTGGACCAGTACGGCCCAGCGCTGAGTTTCCTGCCCGGGCAGCGCCTGAGCCGGTGCACATGCCCGAACAGCGACGACCACCCCGGCCCCAGGCACCCCGACGGCACGTTTGTCGGCCGTTCTGCGCCCGAGATCGATGTGCTGGAAGCCGCAGCAAACAatggcgaggacgagcatGGCCAGGTGTCCATGTCGCTCCAAGTGGCGCCTTTTGACGATGCGTACAACATCTCGCAGGCGAACGGGGGGTTTATCAATCACAACAACTCGAAGCATGCCGCGAAGCTGAATGACTATACCGGCTCCTCCTTCCAGCAGGCGGTGTCTGCCAAGGTGAATACGACGGACGCCGCTTATCAATACACGGGGGGTGAATACGATGAATACGGCTTCGAGTACAgtccaggcggcggccctGACTCGTACATTACGTGGACCTTGTCCCAGGAGCCTGCAGTCACCTTTAATGCCACGGCGCTTGGGCCGAACCCAAGGACAGAGGTGGGGCAGCGCCTCATCCCTCAGGAGCCCATGTACATCCTGATGAACCTCGGCATTGCGTCTTCCTTTGCTTGGGTGAACTGGGACGTACTCAGCGCCGAGTTCCCTGCTGTGATGCGCGTGGACTATGTTCGTGTCTGGCAGGAGGTGGACAAGATCAATGTCGGTTGCTCGCCTCCCGACTTCCCCACGGCGGCGTACATCGAAAAGCACCATGATGCATATCACAACACGCAGTATACCTCTTGGCTTCGGCCCAAAGACGAGGGAGGCTATGATCATCCTTTCCCTGGGAATATGCTCAAGGGCGAATGCTAG
- the SEC65 gene encoding signal recognition particle subunit (EggNog:ENOG503NWSJ; COG:U; BUSCO:EOG092647CM) produces MAAPHATVEEFNDDTDVRSAPHDVLTQFDLPGMSAQNAGNVPSMDMMQEMMAQMTGGGASSGSAPRHAAPNVADDGEEDGPHKHWTCVYPIYLDAKQRYRKGCRRVAYEKAVLHPNSQYISNAAKQLRLEYMHEPYRTHPRDWANPGRVKIKLHKDDGSLVRSDLPTKQKLLEALATTLQPVAGGKPPPLPVVKQPKSKRGAPARARNPMRERERVIRRIAVDEIYPPHSPAVPAGMLGMDLSKMAGAAGALQNMGPLGSMMSSMGLGGDDDEEEEEEEKPAAPQQPALGRRQRKRVWVSHLWTSYNCNEQGHVSSDCPQETMPKACFRCNSTEHLSRDCPTQPAESAQSGQECYRCGEVGHMARACPKNPTGARGNSRGCYNCGGAGHISRECPSASGAMGAGAGAGGDGPKCYNCGQFGHMSRNCSQPPQRSCYSCGSGDHLAASCPQQTA; encoded by the exons atggcggcgccgcacgcaacGGTGGAGGAGTTCAATGACGACACAGACGTGCGtagcgcgccgcacgatgTACTTACGCAGTTCGACTTGCCGGGCATGTCTGCGCAAAATGCAGGCAACGTGCCGAGCATGGATATGATGCAGGAGATGATGGCGCAGATGactggcggcggcgcgagcagcggcagtgcgccgcgccatgCCGCGCCGAACGTGGCAGACGATGGCGAAGAGGACGGCCCGCACAAGCACTGGACGTGCGTGTACCCCATTTATCTCGACGCAAAGCAGCGCTACCGCAAGGGGTGCCGCCGCGTTGCCTACGAAAAAGCGGTGCTCCACCCCAACAGTCAGTATATCTCGAATGCGGCCAAGCAGCTGCGGCTCGAGTACATGCACGAGCCCTATCGCACGCATCCCCGGGACTGGGCAAATCCGGGGCGTGTCAAGATCAAGCTGCACAAGGACGACGGCAGCCTCGTGCGTTCTGACCTCCCTACGAAACAAAAGCTGCTGgaagcgctcgcgacgACGCTGCAGCCTGTTGCCGGCGgcaagccgccgccgctgccggtgGTGAAGCAGCCCAAGAgcaagcgcggcgcgccggcgcgggcgcgcaacccgatgcgcgagcgtgagcgTGTGATCCGGCGCATTGCGGTGGACGAGATCTATCCGCCGCACTCGCCGGCAGTGCCGGCCGGGATGCTGGGCATGGACCTGTCCAAgatggccggcgcggcgggtgCGCTGCAAAACATGGGTCCTCTGGGGAGCATGATGAGTAGCATGGGCCTCGGTGGCGACgatgacgaggaggaggaggaggaagaaaagcctgccgcgcctcagcagcccgcgctcggccgccgccagcgcaagcgcgtc TGGGTGTCACAC CTGTGGACGTC CTACAACTGCAACGAGCAGGGCCACGTCTCGTCTGACTGCCCGCAGGAGACGATGCCCAAGGCCTGCTTCCGCTGCAACAGCACCGAGCACCTGTCGCGCGACTGCCCGACGCAGCCCGCCGAGAGCGCGCAGAGCGGCCAGGAGTGCTACCGCTGCGGTGAGGTCGGCCACATGGCGCGTGCCTGCCCCAAGAACCCCACTGGTGCGCGCGGCAACAGCCGCGGCTGCTACAACTGTGGCGGTGCCGGCCACATTAGCCGCGAGTGCCCGTCGGCCTCGGGTGCGatgggcgccggcgccggcgccggcggcgacggcccCAAGTGCTACAACTGTGGCCAGTTCGGCCACATGTCGCGCAACTGCTCGCAGCCGCCCCAGCGCTCGTGCTACTCGTGTGGCTCGGGCGACCACCTGGCGGCTTCGTGCCCTCAGCAGACCGCCTAA
- a CDS encoding proline--tRNA ligase (BUSCO:EOG09261DHR; COG:J; EggNog:ENOG503NWAQ), giving the protein MSDSLLAALSSLSIEPAAPKAVSHQAAESQAAWGEALAALPAAELPSGYHLLKTLVFKPKTAKNDTPVPVIVVTDEQTQTNTSAIGAHLKLKELRLAVPELLRATLDATKDDVSPFNVTEANAGKVRVLLDEGIVGSDVPYAVHARSASETVFVTGAALKAYLESTKVPLDVAAFSSLAAPTPAPPAAKPAAKAKAVDAKIADAELIGITVQKDLDFPEWYQQVLRKGDMLDYYDVSGCYILKPWSYFVWESIQKFFDGEIKKIGVQNCYFPMFVSSDVLEKEKDHIEGFAPEVAWVTRAGKSELEKPVAIRPTSETVMYPYYARWIQSHRDLPLKLNQWNSVVRWEFKHPQPFLRTREFLWQEGHTAHLTQESAGEEVMHILDLYRRVYEELLALPVVPGVKSEKEKFAGGLYTTTVEGYIPTTGRGIQGGTSHCLGQNFSKMFDITVQDPKATDETRGKPEGRLFVWQNSWGLSTRPIGVMVMVHGDNKGLVMPPRVASTQVAIVPCGLGVKVAQDVKDAVNETCTRIANELTKADVRAHADLRDNYNPGFKFNDWELRGVPIRLEIGPKDLEKKSVVGVRRDNGAKESLPIDTIAETIPALLNTIHNDMYARANAEFRDHRKVVTEWDAFTSTLNAKNHVIIPWCEEEACEDQIKDRSARTVTSGEAQDERAPSMGAKSLCIPFDQTPYPSIEGKQCPQCGKAAKRWTMFGRSY; this is encoded by the exons ATGAGTGACTccctcctcgccgcgctgtcGTCGCTCTCCATCGAGCCGGCCGCTCCCAAGGCCGTGTCGCACCAGGCTGCCGAGTCTCAGGCTGCCTGGGGCGAGGCCCTTGCTGCGCTCCCTGCTGCGGagctgccgagcggctACCACCTGCTCAAGACGCTCGTCTTCAAGCCCAAGACCGCCAAGAACGATACGCCGGTGCCTGTGATCGTCGTGACGGACGAACAGACGCAGACGAACACGAGCGCTATCGGCGCACACCTCAAGCTgaaggagctgcgcctcgctgtTCCGGAactgctgcgcgcgacacTCGACGCGACCAAGGACGATG TCTCGCCCTTTAATGTGACCGAGGCGAACGCGGGCAAGGTCCGTGTCCTCCTTGACGAAGGAATCGTGGGGTCGGATGTGCCGTACGCCGTCcacgcgcgctccgcgtccgAGACGGTGTTTGtgaccggcgcggcgctcaaggCCTACCTCGAGAGCACCAAGGTGCCGCTCGATGTCGCCGCCTTTAGCTCGCTCGCTGCCCCTACCCCGGCTCCGCCTGCCGCGAAGCCCGCCGCaaaggccaaggcggtgGACGCAAAgatcgccgacgccgagctgaTCGGCATTACGGTGCAAAAGGACCTCGACTTCCCCGAATGGTACCAgcaggtgctgcgcaagggtGACATGCTCGACTACTACGATGTGAGTGGCTGCTACATCCTTAAGCCCTGGAGCTACTTTGTCTGGGAGTCTATCCAGAAGTTCTTTGACGGCGAGATCAAGAAGATCGGTGTCCAGAACTGCTACTTCCCGATGTTTGTCTCGTCGGATGTGCTCGAAAAGGAAAAGGACCACATTGAGGGCTTCGCCCCCGAGGTCGCGTGGGtgacgcgcgccggcaagtcggagctcgagaagcCCGTCGCGATCCGTCCCACGTCCGAGACGGTGATGTACCCCTACTATGCGCGCTGGATCCAGAGCCATCGTGACCTGCCCCTGAAGCTCAACCAGTGGAACAGTGTCGTGCGCTGGGAGTTTAAGCACCCCCAGCCCTTCCTGCGTACGCGCGAGTTCCTCTGGCAAGAGGGCCACACCGCGCACCTGACCCAGGAGTCGGCCGGCGAGGAGGTCATGCACATCCTCGACCTGTACCGCCGCGTGTACGaggagctgcttgcgctgcccGTCGTGCCCGGTGTCAAGTCTGAGAAGGAAAAGTTTGCCGGTGGTCTGTACACGACCACCGTCGAGGGCTACATCCCCACGACCGGCCGCGGTATCCAGGGCGGTACCTCGCACTGCCTCGGCCAGAACTTTTCCAAGATGTTTGACATTACTGTGCAGGACCCCAAGGCGACGGACGAGACGCGCGGCAAGCCCGAGGGCCGTCTCTTTGTCTGGCAGAACTCGTGGGGTCTATCTACGCGCCCGATTGGTGTGATGGTCATGGTGCACGGTGACAACAAGGGTCTTGTGATGCCCCCCCGCGTCGCGAGCACGCAGGTGGCGATTGTCCCCTGTGGTCTGGGTGTCAAGGTTGCGCAGGACGTCAAGGACGCTGTGAACGAGACGTGCACGCGCATCGCCAACGAGCTGACCAAGGCGgacgtgcgtgcgcacgccgacctgCGTGACAACTACAACCCCGGCTTCAAGTTCAACGACTGGGAGCTGCGCGGTGTGCCGATCCGTCTCGAGATCGGCCCCAAGGACCTGGAGAAGAAGTCGGTCGTtggtgtgcgccgcgacaaTGGTGCGAAGGAGTCGCTCCCCATCGACACGATCGCCGAGACGATCCCTGCGCTGCTCAACACGATCCACAACGACATgtacgcgcgcgccaaCGCCGAGTTCCGCGACCACCGCAAGGTGGTCACCGAGTGGGACGCGTTTACCTCTACGCTCAACGCCAAGAACCATGTGATCATCCCGTGGtgcgaggaggaggcgtGCGAGGATCAGATCAAGGACCGCAGTGCGCGCACGGTCACctcgggcgaggcgcaggacgaaCGTGCCCCCTCGATGGGCGCCAAGTCGCTGTGCATTCCCTTTGACCAGACGCCCTACCCCTCGATCGAGGGCAAGCAGTGCCCCCAGTGCGGCAAGGCTGCCAAGCGCTGGACGATGTTTGGCCGTAGCTACTAA
- the SES1 gene encoding serine--tRNA ligase (COG:J; EggNog:ENOG503NX0Y), with product MIDLQQLQVEKGGNPEVVRESQRKRGASVELVDEVLGLYKEWVQLEFQLNNLQQEVNATQKAITAKKKNKESADEELAQKKEIDAKIADFKPKVAEAERVMRAKAGTIGNIVGDNAPVSQTEDDNVTTKTWHPDGPNGVFEKKDNILSHHEVMYRLETFDTERGAKIAGHRGFYLTGDGVDLNQALINYGLDFLRKKGFKKIMTPFMMRKEHMAKTAQLEDFDEELYKVTGDEDDKYLIATSEQPISAFHSNEWFEKPAEQLPIKYAGYSTCFRKEAGSHGKDTWGIFRVHQFEKIEQFCITDPASSWAMLDEMLQNSEEFYQSLQIPYRVVGIVSGALNNAAAQKYDLEAWFPFQGEHKELVSCSNCTDYQSRRLEVRCGIKKQGDSKKQYCHMLNGTLCATERALCCIVENWQTEEGLRIPPVLQPYMQGRDFIPFTRALPKGTTSQKRK from the coding sequence ATGATTgacctgcagcagctccaggTAGAGAAAGGCGGCAACCCCGAGGTGGTGCGTGAgtcgcagcgcaagcgtggcgcgagcgtggagctcgtcgacgaggtgctcggcctgTACAAGGAGTGGGTGCAGCTCGAGTTCCAGCTGAACAACCTCCAGCAGGAGGTCAACGCGACCCAAAAGGCGATCACCGCGAAGAAGAAGAACAAGGagagcgccgacgaggagctcgcccAGAAGAAGGAGATCGATGCCAAGATTGCCGACTTCAAGCccaaggtcgccgaggcggagcgcgtgaTGCGCGCCAAAGCGGGCACGATCGGCAACATTGTCGGCGACAACGCCCCGGTGTCCCAGACCGAGGACGACAACGTGACCACCAAGACGTGGCACCCCGACGGGCCCAACGGCGTGTTTGAGAAGAAGGACAATATCCTGTCGCACCACGAGGTCATGTACCGCCTCGAGACCTTTGAcacggagcgcggcgcaaagaTCGCCGGCCACCGCGGTTTCTACCTGACCGGCGACGGTGTCGACCTGAACCAGGCGCTGATCAACTACGGTCTCGACTTCCTGCGCAAGAAGGGCTTCAAGAAGATCATGACGCCGTTCATGATGCGCAAGGAGCACATGGCCAAgacggcgcagctcgaggacttTGACGAGGAGCTCTACAAGGTcaccggcgacgaggacgacaaGTACCTCATTGCCACGTCCGAGCAGCCCATCTCGGCGTTCCACTCGAACGAGTGGTTCGAGAagcctgccgagcagctcccGATCAAGTACGCGGGCTACTCGACGTGCTTCCGCAAGGAAGCCGGCTCCCACGGCAAGGACACTTGGGGCATCTTCCGCGTGCACCAGTTCGAGAAGATCGAGCAGTTCTGCATCACGGACCCTGCCAGCTCGTGGgcgatgctcgacgagatgcTGCAGAACTCGGAGGAGTTTTACCAGAGCCTCCAGATCCCCTACCGCGTCGTGGGCATCGTGTCGGGCGCGCTGAACaacgcggcggcgcaaaaGTACGACCTCGAGGCCTGGTTCCCCTTCCAGGGTGAGCACAAGGAGCTCGTCTCCTGCTCGAACTGCACCGACTACCAGAGCCGGCGGCTCGaggtgcgctgcggcatCAAGAAGCAGGGCGACTCCAAGAAGCAGTACTGCCACATGCTCAACGGCACGCTCTGCGCtacggagcgcgcgctgtgcTGCATCGTCGAGAACTGGCAGACGGAGGAGGGCCTGCGCATTCCCCCGGTGCTCCAACCCTATATGCAGGGCCGCGACTTTATTCCGTTCACGCGTGCACTGCCCAAGGGCACCACGAGCCAGAAGCGCAAGTAG